From Brassica oleracea var. oleracea cultivar TO1000 chromosome C3, BOL, whole genome shotgun sequence, a single genomic window includes:
- the LOC106333832 gene encoding stress-induced protein KIN2 yields MADNKQNMSYQAGQATGQTKEKASGMMDKAKDAAASAQDSMQQAGQQMKQKAQGATDAVKDKTGMNKNT; encoded by the exons ATGGCAGACAACAAGCAAAACATGAGCTACCAAGCCGGTCAAGCCACTGGCCAGACTAAG GAGAAGGCAAGTGGTATGATGGACAAGGCCAAAGATGCTGCTGCTTCAGCTCAAGACTCCATGCAACAG GCTGGGCAACAGATGAAGCAGAAGGCACAAGGAGCTACTGATGCGGTGAAGGACAAAACCGGCATGAACAAGAACACCTGA
- the LOC106334568 gene encoding S-adenosylmethionine decarboxylase proenzyme 3, translated as MALSAIGFEGYEKRLEVSFFEPSFFQDSKGLGLRALTRSQLDEILTPAACEIVSSLSNDHLDSYVLSESSFFVYPYKVIIKTCGTTKLLLSIPPLLKLAGELSLNVMSVKYTRGSFLCPGGQPFPHRSFSEEVSVLDGHFTKLGLNSVAYLMGNDDETKKWHVYAASAQTSSDCNSNVYTLEMCMTGLDKEKASVFYKNETGGENGSMTDNSGIRKILPKSQICDFEFEPCGYSMNSVEGDAISTIHVTPEDGFSYASFEAVGYDFNTLDLSQLVTRVLSCFEPKQFSVAVHSSVGANAYKPEISVDLEDYGCRERTFETLGEESGTVMYQTFEKLGKYCGSPRSTLKCEWSSNNSCSSEDEKDEGI; from the coding sequence ATGGCCTTATCTGCAATCGGTTTCGAAGGCTACGAGAAGCGCCTCGAGGTCTCTTTCTTCGAGCCTAGCTTCTTCCAAGACTCCAAGGGACTTGGTCTCCGTGCTCTGACCAGGTCCCAGCTTGACGAGATACTCACTCCTGCTGCTTGCGAGATCGTTTCCTCTCTCTCCAACGATCATTTGGACTCTTACGTCCTCTCTGAGTCCAGCTTCTTTGTCTACCCTTACAAAGTCATCATCAAGACTTGTGGCACCACCAAGCTCCTCCTCTCCATCCCGCCGCTTCTTAAGCTGGCCGGTGAGCTTTCCCTGAATGTCATGTCTGTCAAGTACACTCGCGGCTCCTTCCTCTGCCCTGGAGGCCAGCCTTTTCCTCACAGGAGCTTCTCTGAAGAAGTCTCTGTTCTCGATGGTCACTTTACTAAGCTGGGCTTGAACAGCGTTGCCTACTTGATGGGTAATGATGATGAGACTAAGAAATGGCATGTCTATGCTGCCTCTGCTCAGACCTCCAGCGACTGCAACAGCAATGTCTACACGCTCGAGATGTGCATGACTGGTCTTGACAAGGAGAAAGCCTCTGTCTTCTACAAGAATGAAACTGGTGGGGAGAATGGATCAATGACCGACAACTCTGGAATCAGAAAGATCCTCCCCAAGTCCCAGATCTGCGACTTTGAGTTCGAGCCCTGTGGCTACTCTATGAACTCCGTTGAAGGAGATGCGATCTCCACTATCCACGTGACCCCTGAGGATGGGTTTAGCTACGCTAGCTTCGAAGCTGTGGGTTATGACTTCAACACTCTCGACCTGAGCCAGCTTGTGACGAGGGTTCTGTCTTGCTTTGAGCCGAAGCAATTCTCTGTGGCTGTGCACTCGAGCGTTGGAGCGAACGCGTACAAGCCGGAGATCAGTGTGGACTTGGAAGACTATGGGTGCAGAGAGAGGACATTTGAGACTCTAGGGGAAGAGAGTGGGACGGTTATGTATCAGACGTTTGAGAAGCTTGGCAAGTACTGTGGATCGCCTAGATCTACCTTGAAGTGTGAGTGGAGCAGCAACAATAGCTGCAGCAGCGAGGACGAGAAGGACGAGGGAATCTAG
- the LOC106328413 gene encoding pentatricopeptide repeat-containing protein At3g02490, mitochondrial produces the protein MRYQWLLILLRSYRSSPRPSFCSRFQVISNSTRSLTSFLHKPPRFAPPQQSQCLYSINRSFSSKPVIEEKPSAEAIVIDVFTRLTTKDEINKELDSNCIVISHDLALNALRSLESTPDVAQRFFHWVSEASPKKLSSKSYNTMLRILGVNGLVHEFWSLVDDMKKRGHGVSASVRDKVGVKFQEDGLESDLNRLKEVFASGSMDNSVDKVCNRVCKIVMKDQWNAELEKQLRDLKLEFKSDLVKMVVEKLDVEPRKALLFFRWIDECGGFKHDEKTYNAVARVLGKEKFLDRFRNVIEEIRSGGYEMEMETYVRVSARFCQSKMVREAVELFEFAMAGRNTPTAHCCCLLLKKIVTTKKLDMDLFSRTVKAYTCNGNVMTDQMLQSVIKSLRSVDRFEQSNEVLKAMKEGGYTPSGDLQSMIASGLSRKGKKDEANELVDFMEASGDLLDDKAMASLVEGHCDAKDLEEASECFKKMVGKEGVSYAGYAFEKLVLAYCNSFKARDAYKLFTELVKQNQLKPWHSTYKIMVRNLLMKKVARDGGFEEALSLLPMMRDHGFPPFVDPFLDYLANSGTGAEAFAFLKALTSKKFPSNLMVMRLFEAMLKSARHSEAQDLLSLCPSYIRRNADVLQLFSSMKPDQCTLEKPLPAPTQIEA, from the coding sequence ATGAGATATCAATGGCTATTGATTCTCCTAAGGAGTTACCGTTCTTCTCCCCGTCCTTCATTTTGCTCCCGTTTCCAGGTAATCTCCAATTCGACCCGATCTCTCACTTCTTTCCTCCACAAACCTCCTAGGTTCGCACCTCCGCAACAAAGCCAGTGTCTTTATTCCATTAACCGAAGCTTTTCATCTAAACCCGTGATCGAAGAGAAACCTTCCGCTGAGGCTATTGTGATTGATGTTTTCACCAGATTGACTACTAAAGATGAAATTAACAAAGAGCTTGATTCAAATTGTATTGTGATTAGTCACGACTTAGCTTTAAATGCTCTGAGGTCGCTAGAATCAACCCCTGATGTCGCACAAAGGTTTTTCCATTGGGTCTCGGAAGCTTCCCCTAAGAAACTCTCCTCCAAAAGCTACAACACGATGCTGCGTATCCTCGGCGTTAACGGACTCGTCCACGAGTTCTGGAGCTTGGTTGATGACATGAAGAAGAGAGGGCACGGCGTGTCAGCTAGCGTGAGAGACAAAGTGGGCGTTAAGTTTCAGGAAGATGGTTTGGAAAGTGATTTGAATAGGCTCAAGGAGGTTTTCGCTTCGGGCTCTATGGATAACTCTGTGGATAAGGTTTGCAATAGAGTGTGTAAGATTGTGATGAAGGATCAGTGGAATGCTGAGCTGGAGAAACAGCTGAGGGATCTGAAGCTTGAGTTTAAGAGTGATCTTGTGAAGATGGTTGTGGAGAAGCTTGACGTGGAGCCGAGGAAAGCTTTATTGTTCTTTCGGTGGATTGATGAGTGTGGCGGTTTTAAGCACGATGAGAAGACGTATAACGCTGTGGCGAGGGTTTTGGGGAAAGAGAAGTTTCTCGATAGGTTTCGGAACGTTATTGAGGAGATTAGGAGCGGTGGTTACGAGATGGAGATGGAGACTTATGTCAGGGTTTCAGCGAGGTTCTGTCAGAGTAAAATGGTTAGAGAAGCTGTGGAGTTGTTCGAGTTTGCGATGGCGGGGAGGAACACACCCACGGCGCACTGCTGTTGTTTACTTCTCAAGAAGATTGTCACTACAAAGAAACTGGATATGGATTTGTTTTCGAGAACTGTGAAAGCTTATACATGTAACGGCAACGTTATGACGGATCAGATGCTGCAGAGTGTCATCAAGTCTTTGAGAAGCGTTGATAGGTTTGAGCAGAGCAACGAGGTGTTGAAGGCCATGAAAGAAGGCGGTTATACCCCTAGCGGTGATCTGCAGAGCATGATTGCGTCGGGACTTAGTCGCAAGGGAAAGAAAGATGAAGCCAATGAGCTTGTGGACTTCATGGAAGCCTCTGGGGATCTTCTGGATGACAAAGCAATGGCGTCTTTAGTCGAAGGGCATTGCGATGCCAAAGATCTCGAGGAAGCTTCGGAGTGTTTCAAGAAGATGGTTGGCAAAGAAGGAGTCTCTTACGCTGGTTACGCGTTCGAGAAGCTGGTGCTTGCTTATTGCAATAGTTTTAAGGCAAGAGATGCATACAAGCTCTTCACGGAGCTAGTGAAACAGAACCAGTTGAAGCCTTGGCACAGTACTTACAAAATCATGGTGAGGAATCTACTGATGAAGAAAGTGGCGAGAGATGGTGGGTTTGAAGAAGCTTTGAGTCTTCTACCTATGATGAGAGATCACGGTTTCCCTCCTTTCGTGGACCCGTTCTTAGATTACTTGGCTAATAGTGGAACAGGAGCAGAAGCTTTTGCCTTTCTGAAGGCTTTGACTTCTAAGAAGTTTCCATCTAACTTAATGGTTATGCGTCTGTTTGAAGCTATGTTGAAGTCTGCAAGGCATAGTGAAGCTCAGGATCTGCTGTCTCTATGCCCCAGTTATATCCGTCGAAATGCTGATGTTCTACAACTTTTCAGTTCCATGAAACCTGATCAATGTACTTTAGAGAAACCTTTGCCTGCACCCACTCAAATCGAAGCCTAG